AGACAAGAGGTTAGGTAAAAGTGAGAAAAAGTTTAGGGTGTGAGCAAAAGCGAGTACAATCTCCTGAGAAAATGTTTAGTGTCGCGTACTCGTCTTCTAGAACGAGATCTGGCAGAGGTGTATGTGCGGCGCCTGCCACTCTGCTTAGCCCGACGGTGTGTGCATTACTCCTGACCACCTAACCAATCTCAGAGGCCCATGGGGTTGTTCTAGAACACGAACTGACACATGCATAAACCCACACTGCTGCTCTTCGATCCATCTTCCGTCTCCTACCTCAAACACACCTCATTATGTTTTCTTAACCACCACCTACAAATTATCACTTCTGTTCGACAAAATTAAATTCCAAGTGAAATGGTGTAGTACAGCAGATTGACTTGCCAGGGTAGTTGCAGCCTTGCAGGTCAATGCCTTTGGCAATTGGCAAGTGAAATAGATGCAAGCAGTCGATTCTGGTGTCCCGGACCGGGCTGCGCTGGGTCTTGGACATGGACTCGTGGTGTAGGGCCTCTTGATTCATTTCATCTGAAGTTGCAAACATCTCACAAGAAACTGTCCAATTCCATTTTCCAGCAGAGAATGCAGAAAACTAGCACCAATCCGACAGGCCCTGAAGCCCAAGCCCAGCCCAGTGCACTGGTGGGCATGAGTTCAACTATGAAAGGACACGGCGCACTGAAACGCAACAAACAAACGCCGAGCAGCTACCTCACTGACACTGACTCACTCGATCGTGTGACTGACGTgatggagatctccaccgccgtccGCTGCCGGTCCCTCCTCCTTCCGATTCTCATGGCCGCCACCATCACcgtggccgctgccgccgcggcgCCGGCACCACCTTCGCCGTTCCGGACGGTGTACGCGTTCGGCGACTCGTTCACGGACACGGGCAGCACGCACTCAACGACCGGCCCCTACTCCTTCGGCTACGTCTCCCACGCGCCGTACGGCGCCACCTTCTTCCACCGCTCCACCAACCGCTACTCCGACGGCCGCCTCGTCGTCGActtcctcgccgccgacgccCTCCGTCTGCCCTCCTTCATCCCGCCCTACCTCTCCACCCTCTCCTCCAGCTCCGCCGACGCAAACGCCACCAGCAACCCCGGCGGGTCGGTCAACTTCGCGGTGGCCGGCGCGACGGCCATCGAGCACGAGTGGTTCGTCCAGAACAACCTCAGCTTCGACATCACGCCGCAGTCCATCATGACGGAGCTCGGCTGGTTCGACGCGCACCTCAAGGCGCGGCGGAGCGGCCCGAAGGACGTGGGCGAGGCGCTGTTCTGGGTGGGGGAGATCGGAGCCAACGACTACGCCTACAGCTTCATGGACGCCGCCACCATCCCGCGCAAGCTCATCCGGACCATGGCCGTCGACAGGGTCACAACCTTCATCGAGGTATATACATTCGCTCAGTTAGTTAGTTACTCCGTAGTTACTACTTCGATTTGCATATGTGGACAtgtagttagggcatctccaaccgggcgacccaaacggacgcgctgggccgtccgttttgggccgtttgggtcgccggccggacacgcggacagcggcccgcgtccgcgtgtccgtttgggtcgcgcgctgcgcccaacgcgcggacgcatcgcaaaaTCGGAGAAAcacgaaaagaaaagaaaaatgtcaaatttaaacgaaatttgattaaacatatgccctattttgggcaaataactaacaaaagaagcccctatatgggcttttaaatttaaattaaaaaccctctattagggtttggtcagcggcgcggtggccgcctagcccctgtgggcgtcgtcggcgacgtcgtcgtcgtggacgacgtcctCGGGCGGggaggcgctgttgtggctcgaccgcgccggggactccggccacggagaccactgggcctcctcccaggccgagtgggggtccggagccacccgaggctgcggcggcgcacggagcagcgcctcctccctgaggcgctgctgcctctcctgccaggcgcggcgcctggcctcctggcggcgccgctcctctgcgcggcgcctggcctcctgccgccgctgctcctcgcggcgctcctcatcggcgcggcgcctggcctcctcccgtcgcgcctggcgggcctgggcgtagagctcccagagcTCCGCTTCTTCCTCCGCCagacgcgccgcctcctccatctcggacgTTCGAATGGCCGcccggaggtgcggccatttctcgtcctcctccgccgccgagatgagcagcgcggcgcggaggtccgggtcctcctccgaggactcgggcttggcctcgagcagcagcggcggcggttgcggcaatgccgcgccgccgcgggcggcctctccgatgtggaggccgcctgggTTTCCGCACgatggccgcagcgccggcggacgacgccggctgctgctcgcctcgtcgtcgttggctccggcgaaaacccgcttcggggccatggcggcggtttcgctgcgggagtggagtggggactggagtggagggccagatcccctccagtccccatttaatacccccccaggtcaccgacaggtgggcccaaaggagacgaggcgacggacgcccggacgcgagcggacgccgcgtgccatccgcggccacgcaaacctagcccagatttgggccaggtttgcgtcgttccggacgccgcggccgtccgcttttgcggtgcgtccccgcattGGGCCGCGATTTTgtgcggctggacccatccggacgtgcgggcgcgggatgggtcgcccggttcgaGATGCCCTTAGTTACTCTCATTTCGTGTTTCTTCGATCTCACTCTTTGTCTTTGACGCCACTTATGAGAGACACGCACATGACACACACCTGCACGCATGATGCAGTAATCTACAGTAGACCACAATGACTCAATGAGTAAAGTTCACCAGAAGTAGTGCAATTAGCTTTGAATGCTTGCTAGTGTAGAAACCGAGAGGGAGAGATAGAAAAACTAAATGGCAACCTAACATGTTTGCCAAGTTGGCACGCATGACAAAACGAGATACTACGAGGTCTATTACACTTTATTAAAGATAGATGCTGGAGAGCCGACATGGCATCTTGATCAGGATGACCTAGACGCTGGTGCCACAAGTCGGCGGCTACGGTGGCGAGCATGGCGGTGGGTGGCACCCGGCGAGTGGAGGAGCCGGGAAAGGTGTAGAGGTCCCCATCACTATTGCAGCGAAGGATCACGCGACGGGTCTTCAGATCCTTCACAGAGAAACCAAAGGCGTCAAACTCAACCGAACAATAATTATCACGGGTGAACTGACGGATAGAAAGCAAGTTTCGGATTAAGTGAGGAACTAAGAGAACATGGTTGAGTTTAAAATTTTGACCAGAGGAAGAACGAAAGAGTGTATGGCCAAAAGAGGAGATAGGGACGGCGGA
This portion of the Lolium rigidum isolate FL_2022 unplaced genomic scaffold, APGP_CSIRO_Lrig_0.1 contig_15940_1, whole genome shotgun sequence genome encodes:
- the LOC124680418 gene encoding GDSL esterase/lipase At3g48460-like, with amino-acid sequence MEISTAVRCRSLLLPILMAATITVAAAAAAPAPPSPFRTVYAFGDSFTDTGSTHSTTGPYSFGYVSHAPYGATFFHRSTNRYSDGRLVVDFLAADALRLPSFIPPYLSTLSSSSADANATSNPGGSVNFAVAGATAIEHEWFVQNNLSFDITPQSIMTELGWFDAHLKARRSGPKDVGEALFWVGEIGANDYAYSFMDAATIPRKLIRTMAVDRVTTFIEGLLKRGAKYVVVQGLPLTGCLTMAMTLAKPDDRDDLGCAGSVNRQSLAHNRLLQASLRRLRRDHPGAIIAYADYYAAHTAVMKSPAQYGFAEPFKACCGSGGGDYNFDVFSTCGSPEVPTACAQPARYVNWDGVHMTEAMYKVVAGMFFQDTAGKYFRPAFGSLLARKGHGN